The Prochlorococcus marinus XMU1408 region GGATAATTTCATCAAGTTCTTCTAATGCAGTTGGGCTGATCCATTCAAGTTGTCTAAGAAGATGAATGGCTACAGCATGTTTTGCTCTTCTTGATCCGTCTTCAACCTTTATTGAGAGTCCTATTCCTTCTCCTAAAAGACCTATGCATTGAATACCTTCACTACCTCCTTTGCTAATTATTTGATTATGACCTCTTTTTATTAATTCCGAATCAAAACATCCCTTGCCAGCCACAAGATCAGGATTATTAGTCATTGCTCGAGCTATTCTTTCAAATTCTGGTTGATCTGACTTAGATAAATGTGCATATAAAACAGCCATTTGAGATAAATGCAAAAGTAATGTAGGTGCTCCACAGTCATCTCTTTCGGCAATGAGTTCTTCTGCTGGTATTTTTAGTAACTCTGAAACTCTTCTGAAAATTTCTTTTTGAAGCGGATGATGTCCCATCAAATAGCTATCTAAATCCCAATTCATTTTTTTGCATGTCGCTAGAAATGCCGAATGCTTTCCTGAACAATTGTGTTGAAGTTTGCTTTCTCTATTTGCTGGAATGGGGCATTTAAGCTCTTTTATATCAATATCTGCGTTCCAGAGTAACTTAAAAGCTGTTCTAGCTTGATCTGCTGAACCTTGATGAGAGCCGCATGCAAGAGCTAAAGCTTTATTGTCTAAATTGTATTTTTCTGAAGTACCACTTGTGAGAAAAGGTAATACTTGAAAAGGTTTAAGTGCTGATCTGATGAATGTTTCATATTCACTCAAGCCAGCTTTCATTAGAGTTCTACCTTTTGTATCACATATTGAGGCGTGAGCTCTATGAATTGATTCAACACTTGATCCTCTTTTTACTAGAACTTTCAGAGAACTTTTATTGTTATTTGATAAATTGTTTTGTAGATTCATTATCAATAAAATCTTAAAAATATAAATATTAATGAGATTAAAATAGTAGACAATACATATATAATTATTGTTTCTAGATGGTTTAGAATAGGTTTGACTTGGTGTTGAGCAATAAGCAAGTCTTTCGCTCTCCAGTCTATGGGCTTTTCCCAAATTTGCCCATCATACCAACCAGATTCTTCATACTCAATATTTTCAGCATTAAGTCGTTTATATATATAAAACCAACTTAACCATTGTCTTATCAATAATAATATAGGAAGAAAAAGAGATGTAGTTAGACTTATAATTGCAAGATCAAATATGTTATTTTTTAGATAATCACTTCCATAAGATATTGTTAAGCTGATTGGTGCAATAAAAATCCAACTAAATATTAGCTTCCTGTAGAAAAATTTTTTTTCGAGTAAAGGCCAAGATATTATCCATGAATTTCTAATGCTATTGAATTCATTCAATGGTCTTTGATTAGATGGAACAGGGCATATCATCTTATTCATCTTTTAATTCTATTAATCGATTATTAGCAAAATTATGACTTATTCCATTACTCCAAAATGATTCTAAATCGTAGAATTTTCTTTCATTCGGTTGCAAAACATTAATTATCAGATCTCCATAATCTAATAATGCCCATTTTGCTTCATTAATTCCTTCCTTTCTAAGAGGTAATATGTCTGCTTCTTCTTTTAGTGTCTTTTCAACATTACTAACTATTGCCCTTACTTGAACATCGGAAAGTCCTTCTGTAATTAATATCCAATCGGCGATACTTGAAACCGCATCAACTTTCAAAAGTTTTATATCCCCAGCTTTTCTATCATCGCAAGCAACTGCAGCTATTTCAACTAGCCTACTGCTATCCATAAACATTCTCACTAGTAACTGATTTTTTAGAACCTTCCTGAGATGCCATTTCTGCGCGCGCTCTTTCGGCACTTTTCCTTAGAGCTTCTAATCTATCTTCATAAAATGTTCTCTTTTTTTTCTTCCTAGATTTTTCTACTAAGTCTTTTAATGCACCACCAAGACTTTTATAAGCATTAGGAACGCTATATCCAAATCTGCATGCTAAATCAATAGCTCTTTCATCAGCTGATATCGCATCTTGTAAACGTTTCTCTGAATTATTCTTCAAATACAATCTATAGCCTGCAAAACCTGACAACCCTAATGCCATTAAGAGAAGCAATCCATCTTGTACCCATAATTCTCCTATGGCTCCACCTAAACCTATTGCAAGAGCAGCCATTTCCCAGCCATCTCTAGGAATAGTATCATTTTGAATAC contains the following coding sequences:
- a CDS encoding CGLD27 family protein, translating into MNKMICPVPSNQRPLNEFNSIRNSWIISWPLLEKKFFYRKLIFSWIFIAPISLTISYGSDYLKNNIFDLAIISLTTSLFLPILLLIRQWLSWFYIYKRLNAENIEYEESGWYDGQIWEKPIDWRAKDLLIAQHQVKPILNHLETIIIYVLSTILISLIFIFLRFY
- the rsfS gene encoding ribosome silencing factor — protein: MDSSRLVEIAAVACDDRKAGDIKLLKVDAVSSIADWILITEGLSDVQVRAIVSNVEKTLKEEADILPLRKEGINEAKWALLDYGDLIINVLQPNERKFYDLESFWSNGISHNFANNRLIELKDE
- a CDS encoding asparaginase, giving the protein MNLQNNLSNNNKSSLKVLVKRGSSVESIHRAHASICDTKGRTLMKAGLSEYETFIRSALKPFQVLPFLTSGTSEKYNLDNKALALACGSHQGSADQARTAFKLLWNADIDIKELKCPIPANRESKLQHNCSGKHSAFLATCKKMNWDLDSYLMGHHPLQKEIFRRVSELLKIPAEELIAERDDCGAPTLLLHLSQMAVLYAHLSKSDQPEFERIARAMTNNPDLVAGKGCFDSELIKRGHNQIISKGGSEGIQCIGLLGEGIGLSIKVEDGSRRAKHAVAIHLLRQLEWISPTALEELDEIILQKKPGIYIEVEGQLKVP
- a CDS encoding DUF3318 domain-containing protein, which codes for MSELQRLKGLLPPENQSWVFIEAAAAIDPPLITLEEIGRDEVEIQVDLEQWEYLAQDHRNLLFWHEVGRIQNDTIPRDGWEMAALAIGLGGAIGELWVQDGLLLLMALGLSGFAGYRLYLKNNSEKRLQDAISADERAIDLACRFGYSVPNAYKSLGGALKDLVEKSRKKKKRTFYEDRLEALRKSAERARAEMASQEGSKKSVTSENVYG